In the genome of Maribacter forsetii DSM 18668, the window CATCAAAAAATTCAGATTTATCATATCTAATAGACCCTGTTAATTTTAAACTTTTATCGCCAGACATAGGTAATGTCTTTTGAACCTGTGAGTAAATTCCAAATTCAGAATAATCTATTGGACCGTCTTCTTCAGAATCCGTATAAATAGTTCCTAAAGAATTTAAACTATACTCTCTAAAAGAACCACCAACCTGAATTTCTGCCCAATCAATTAAATGACTAAAATTATAGTTACCATCAGCATGATAATATTTAGACTGGTCATAAAACTGTGACCCAACACTTAAATCTGGATCTTTTATAACCTTGTTAAAAGCTGCTTCGAATTCTGGAGTACCCGGCAACAGTCTACCAGATTCAGCTTGAGCTCTACCTGCTGCATGTGCCTGTTGGTCAGTAGCACCTGCCAAAGTTGCCTGTACATAAGCACCGGTATATTCACCAAACCAAGTATTATCATCTTTCCAAGATCTGTTGATGTTGATACCAGTAAACACCATATCATAAGAATCACCTGCCTTATCTCCAACCACATAACCTCTTACAAAAAAGTTATCGTTCTTGATTTCAAGTTTATGTTGTTCCTGAAAGAATCCAGCTATATTATACCTGTTAGTTCCTTGATAAATTGTATTTCCTGTACCTACTTTACCTACATAAGAAATCTCTAAACTATTATCTTCAATTGGTCTATAATACAAGCCCCAATCAGCTTTAATACTTTCTGCATTGTAGTTGGTAAGATCACTTTCGTTATACCCAGTTCTACTTACAATTTCAGAAGGCACCAAAGCATTTGCACCTGAAGGCAAAACACCTAAACCTTCTAAAGTAAGTGCAACTTCCTTAATATTTGTAGAAACTTCATCTCCATATACATTGACACCATCATAATTCAAGTTATCTCTTGTGCCACCTGGAGTTATTTTATCATCTGTATTATTAGCCGCCCAATCAGTACCTTTTAAGTATCCGAAATTAACCTTTGCAGCAAATTTATCACTGAACTTATGTGCCGCTCTTATACCAAAATCAGTATATGAGTTGTCACCAGCCGCCTTTTGAGAAGTAATCCCTTGTTTAATGGAAACACTTATACCTTCATAATCAAACGGACTCTTACTACGCATAAACAAAATACCATTAAACGCATTTGCACCATATAGTGCAGAAGATGCTCCTGGCAACAATTCTACACTTAATACATCTGGTTCAATTAACCCGACTAAGTTACCGATAGGGAAGTTCAATGCTGGTGTAGAATTGTCCATACCATCAACAAGCTGCATAAAGCGCGTATTCGCAAAAGATGCGAAACCTCTTGTGTTTACCGACTTAAACGTTAAACTGTTCGTATTTACATCAACCCCTTTTAAATTTTCCAATCCGCCATAAAAATCTGCAGCAGTAGAATTCTTAATTTCAGAAATACCAATACGCTCTACAGTAACTGGCGATTCAAAAATACGTTCAGGAGTTCTAGAAGCCGAAATAACAACTTCATCTAAAAAGGTTTGCGATTCATTTAAGGTGATCGTAATAGTTTGGTTTGCACTTGTAATACTTTCTGTAGTACTCATATATCCAATACTTGACACCTCTATCTTAAAAGGTGGCACTTCGGACGTAGCCAAATTAAAATTACCATCAAAATCTGTTACTGCTCCAATGGTTTTGCCAACGATAACAATATTGGCCCCAGGAATGGGCTGATTGTTTTGGTCAACAACATTACCATTGATATTTGTTTGAGAGTACCCAAAAGTACCCACAATCATCAATGCTAAAAGAAGTATTGCTCTCATTCTTTATCAAAGTTTAAAATTAGTTGAGGGTTAAGATACAGATTATTTCACATGGATTATAGTAATTTGAAAAAAATTATGCATGCATAGTATTATTTTAATAATTAAATGATTCATTTATTGGGATATACGCAATTAACTTTTAAATAACATAATGTAAAAAATATATCCAAAATCCACCATTCCCTTATAAAAAGGAGATTTTATGTGCATATTATTTTAATTTTATCCCCTAAAAAAGGGACATGAAATGAATCATGCCCCTTATATCTATTAAAAATAATTTTTCTTATTCTACCGTAACCGATTTGGCAAGGTTTCTAGGTTGATCCACATTACAACCTCTCATTACAGCAATATGATATGAAAGTAATTGCAAAGGAATTGTCGTTAATAACGGAGTTAAGCTTTCTAAAGTTTCAGGAACCTCAATAACGTGATCCGCTAAATCCTTCACCTGCTCATCACCTTCTGTAACTATTGCAATAATTTTCCCTTTTCTGGATTTAATCTCTTGAATGTTACTTACCACCTTTTCATAATGCCCTTTTTTAGTCGCAATTACAAAAACTGGCATTTGCTCATCAATCAATGCAATAGGACCATGCTTCATTTCAGCTGCCGGATATCCTTCTGCATGAATGTAACTTATCTCTTTTAATTTAAGTGCGCCTTCCAATGCTACCGGAAAATTGTATCCTCTCCCTAAGTAAAGACAGTTAGTTGAATCTTTATAAACATCTGCTATAATTTCTATTAGTGTATTAGATTCCAAAGATTTTTCTACTTTACTAGGAATAGTTTCTAGTTCAGATAAATATCCGCGATATTTTGTCTCCGAGAAAACACCTTTTGCTTTCGCTAATTTTAAAGCCATTAACGTCAAAACAGTAATTTGAGTCGTAAAAGCTTTTGTAGAAGCTACTCCTATTTCTGGTCCTGCATGCGTATAAGCTCCAGCATCCGTTTCCCTTGCAATAGAAGAACCTACTACATTACAAACACCAAATACAAAAGCTCCTTTTTCTTTCGCTAATTTAATAGCTGCCAAAGTATCTGCAGTTTCACCAGATTGTGAAATTGCAATTAAAACATCTTTATCTGTAATAACAGGGTTTCTGTATCTAAATTCTGATGCATATTCTACTTCTACAGGAATTCTTGCCAAATCCTCAAAAATATACTCAGCAACTAAACCGGCATGCCATGAAGTACCACATGCTACAATAATAATTCTATTAGCGTTTAAGAATTTTTCCATGTTAAGGTCAATCCCCGCCATTCTAATTAAACCTTGATCTGCCAATAAACGACCTCTATAAGTATCTTTTATAGCTCTAGGTTGTTCATAAATCTCTTTTAACATAAAGTGATCATAACCACCTTTCTCAATTTCTTCAAGATTCATTTGAAGCTCTAAAATTCTTGGATAAGCTACCGCATCATCCTTAATTTTTCTAAGCTTAATTTCTTTTCCTAATCTAATAATTGCCATTTCTTCATCTTCAAGATAAACAGCATTATTAGTAAATTCTATAAATGGCGAAGCATCTGAGGCTATAAAAAATTCTTCTTCGCCAATACCAATAGCCAAAGGACTACCTAATTTAGCTACCACAATTTCATCTGGTTTTTCCTTATCAAAAACAGCAATTGCATATGCCCCTACTACTTGATTAAGTGCAATCTGTACCGCCTTACCTAGCTTAACATCTTCGGTTTTCTTTACCTCTTCAATAAGATTAATCAATACCTCAGTATCCGTATCTGATTGAAATGTATATCCACGTTTTGTAAGTTCTTGTTTTATAGACTCGTAATTTTCAATGATACCGTTATGTATAATAACAAGATTTCCTGAATTAGAGTAATGAGGGTGAGAATTGACATCATTTGGCACACCGTGGGTTGCCCAACGTGTGTGACCTATACCAATACTACCTGCCTGAGATATTTCTTTTGCTTTATTTTTTAAATCTTCAACCTTACCTTTTGTTTTAGATAAATTGATTTGATTACCATCAAACAATGCAATACCTGCACTATCATAACCACGATATTCTAATCTCTGAAGTCCTTTTATAACTATAGGGAAAGCTTCCCTATGACCTATGTAACCAACAATTCCACACATATTAATGTTTCTATTTGAAAAAATTAATTTAAAACCTTTAGCTTAAAAAATAAACTCAAGATTTATGCCATTTAGGTTATACAACGTTAATAATGTAGAAGTGGTATGTGAACAATTGCTTAAATGACAAAAATCACTATTAAATGGTTTACCGAGCTTTAGTATAAGATATTTCTAATTTCAACCTCTTATCATAATTAGGGTCGGCAACATCTACATTACTACCAAACAATACCGTTCCTAGCGGAGTCACTGTTGACGTAATAGGTAATTCTTCTTCTCCATTAGTAACCTTTGCATCGGCAATATTCCAATTTTGAATATTTGTTGTAAGTGTTAAACCCAAAGTAGCATTTGTAGAATCTCTTACAATCAAATTATTTATATGATCTGTAATCTTTACCGAATACTGAATTCCTTTTCCGTTAGATTTCTCTATAACTCCATCATAATCTGGATAAAATGCAAATAAATTTGGGATCCCTGTTTCGGCAAATGCCACATCTGTAGCTGTATTTATTAAAGGAAATTTATTCTCAGCATTATATAAATATAATCTTGGAGGCTCTAATGTACTACCTACAGCATCTAACTGATCTCTATCTATATAGAAAACCAAATTAGCTTCATTAATTACCCAATTCTCACTTTTAATTTGTTCAATAATACTTTCACCGCCATCTTCTTCAAATAAATTAATTTCAGCATAAGTACCAGGACCTCCTTTTAAATAAATTCTAGAAACATTTTCATCGCTATCTAAAGTTTGAAGAATTTGAGGACCGTAGTCTTCAGTTATAATAGTATTTACTGCATTACCGGCAACAACGCCAGTTGTACTCAATGTCAAAAATGAAAAAGTAAAATCAGTCTCCAATATATTATTAGGATTATCATCACTAGTATCATCAGTTGTACCATTAGTATCATAATTGGTATAACTATAAGTCATAGTAATATTAGAGCTATTTAAGTTAAACATAAAAAGCACATCGTTACCAGATTCATCTTCTATAGAAAAATGAAGCCCCCTAATAAACTCAGTGAAGTTAGCTTGACTAATTAACTCCGAACTCCCTTCCTTGTCTAATATATTTGTCTGAAAAAATTCATTATCCAACGCAACCCTAATACCTGGCTGTAATTTTGTGAAAGTTTGAGATTCATCTACATCTTCAGTTGAATCGTCATCTTCATTCTGAATTAAGATTTCTTCATCAATAATCTCAACTACACCTTCAAACAAAGGATCACCTGTTACGAAATCAGGAGAGAACACTTGATTTGAATAATATTGTTGCACTTCTTGAAAGCTGGCATTTGGATCTAAATCACGTAAGAAAAAGGTTGAACGCTCTACCTTTAAATTGAAAGAAGGTAGTGGGGTTTTAGCAACGTCATCATAGTTGACACCATTAATATAGATACTGTCTAGTTCTACTTTTTCCGCAAAATTATCAGAAAAAATGGTTGAACCATCAAGATCATTAATACCATCACGATCCTCATCAACACTAGAACCATCTAAAGGATCTGTATTAGATGCCGTCTCTATAATATTAGAAACACCATCACCATCATTGTCATTACTACTATCGTCTGGGTCAAGATCAAATTCATCTTCAACACCATCACCATCAGTATCCAACGAGCTAGCATTTGTCAAAAATGGTATATAAAGATAAACTTCTTTAATAGTTTCATTTTCTTGAACCGTAGTTATTGCCTCATCTGTAGTACCGGCTCTATCCTCTTTTTCTTGAGAAAAACTACCAAAAGATGGGTTAGCCGTACTTAAATAGACTTGTGAAGTTACAGAAGCCTCTGTTTTACCGTAAACAGGGTCATTATATGTACCTATTTGATAAATATCAAGTTTATTGGTCTGAACCGCCTCAATGTTCTTGTTATATGCAAAAACATCATATACTTCTGTACCGGTAGTAAAAGGCTCGTTACCAACAACACCCGACCCTACAGTAGTTAAATCTTGCTCACATGAAACCAAAACACCCAATAACAATAACAACCCTAAAAACTTAGGGACAGCGGACTTAGCAATAAAATTCATTCAGATTATTTTAAAACTTCTGTGTTATAAAAATTAGCATATTCCTCTTCAAACTCTTGAACAGGCACATATGGCAACACTGGTTTTTCTTGGCTAGATATATGGTTTTCTAATTCATCAGGAATTTCTTCCGAAGCTAAAATAACAGCATCAGAATAATCAACAGCCACCTTTAACAAATTATTATAGGTAGGTTCACCTAAAGATGCAATTTCTTCTTCTGGAATACCATCAAAAGATATTCTCTTGATCATATCCTTATCCAAAGACCCTTCAAATGTTTTACCATAAACGGATAAAACTATTTTACTGTCTGCAAATAAAGGCTCGTCAGCATAATATTTCTTCAAATACAATGGCAATAAACTTGCCATCCATCCATGAACATGGATTATATCTGGTGACCAATTTAATTTTTTAACCGTCTCCATAACTCCTTTTGCAAAGAAGATTGCACGTTGGTCATTATCCGGAAACAAATTACCTTGTTTGTCTGTAAACGTAGCCTTACGCTTAAAGTACTCTTCATTATCAATAAAGTAAACTTGAATTCTTTCTTTTGGTATAGACGCCACCTTAATAATCAATGGCATATCCATATCATTAATGACCAAGTTCATACCTGATAATCTAATTACTTCGTGTAATTGATGCCTTCTCTCATTAATGTTCCCGTACCTAGGCATGAAAATCCTAATCTGACCACCATTGCTGTTGACCATTCTAGGTGCTTCATAAGACATTAGGGAAACTTCGTTTTCGGGTAAGTAAGGAACTAATTCAGAAGATACAAATAATATCTTTTTACCATTCATAAAGGTTATATTTTATTTTTCACTGGAACGCAACTGCAAAATTACAAAAAATATAGAGATTAGCGGTAATTATAGTAAGTTTGCTCGCTAATGAACTTTTCAATGCCGGTAATACAGACCAAAACCAAGCTAAAAAAAGAACTTAATAACTTAAGCAACAAACTAGACCTAGGTCTTGTACCCACTATGGGAGCACTGCATATGGGGCATGCATCGCTTATTAAAAAAGCTGTAGATCAAAATGAGAATGTTGTGGTAAGCATTTTTGTTAACCCTACACAGTTTAACAATAAAGAAGACCTAGATAAATACCCAAAAACAATAGACACCGACATTCAACTGATTTCTGCAATTTCAGATAAAATCATCGTATTTACCCCGGCAGTTTCTGAAATATACCCCGATACTATTGTTCCAAAAACCTATGATTTTGAAGGTTTGGACAAAGTTATGGAAGGGGAATTTAGGGATGACCATTTTAACGGAGTTGGTACTATTGTTGAAGAATTGCTAAATGTCGTACAACCTTCAAAAGCTTATTTTGGTGAAAAAGATTTTCAACAATTACGCATTATTCAAAAACTTACCGAAATACAGCATATACCCGTAGAAATAATAGGTTGCGAAATTGTTAGGGAAGACCACGGTTTGGCAATGAGTTCTAGAAATGAAAGATTAAGTAAGAATATAAGACAAAAAGCAGCGTTTATTTATGAAACACTAAAGACTGCCAAAAATAAATTTGGCACGGAAAATGCATTAAACCTTAAAGATTGGGTGATTGATCAATTTGAAAACAACCATGATTTTCAACTAGAATATTTTGACATTACCGATGTTGAAACATTGACCCCAATAAAGAACAAAATAAATAATGTAAAATACAGGGCGTTTATTGCCGTTTATGTGGAAGACGTAAGACTTATAGATAATATAGCCCTAAATTAAAATAAGATATGCAAATAGAAGTAGTTAAATCAAAAATACACCGTGTAAAAGTTACTGGTGCTGATCTTAATTATGTTGGCAGCATTACAATCGATGAAGATTTAATGGATGCCGCAAATTTTATTCGTGGTGAAAAAGTTCAAATCGTTAATAACAATAATGGCGAAAGATTAGAAACCTATATCATACCCGGTCCAAGAAAAAGCGGAGAAATCACTTTAAATGGTGCAGCTGCGAGAAAAGTGGCTGTAGGTGATATTTTAATTTTAATTTCTTATACTTGGATGGATATTGAAGATGCGAAAAAATTTAATCCCTCTTTAGTTTTTCCTAACGAAGCAAATAATCTTTTAACGTAGAAGTTGAAAAATTCCTTAAAAAAAAGTCTTAAGACCATACTCCCAATAGCATTGGGAGTTTTTTTAGTTTGGTACTCTTACAATTCTACAACACCAGAAAATAGAAAAGAAATAATCTTTTATATTAGAGAGGCTAATCCGCTTTATGTTTCTCTTTCTATTTTACTAGGTATTTTAGGCCATATTTCTAGAGCAATTAGATGGAATTACCTTCTTGAACCTTTGGGTTACAAGCCAAAACTCATCAATAATATCCTTATAATCTTAACCTCTTATTTTGCCAATTTAGGTATTCCTAGAACTGGTGAGATATTAAGGGCCACAGCACTAACCACATACGAAAACGTACCTTTTGAAAAAGGCTTTGGAACCATTGTAACCGAACGAGTTATAGATGTAATTATGTTGCTTTTAGTAGTAACCATTGCATTTTTACTACAAACAGATGTTATCATGGGCATTCTCCAAGAACGTGGTTTCAATGCAACCGGACTCATATTTCTTGGATTAGGCGGCATAGCTTTGTTCTTTGTTTTCATTTTTATCATAAAAAAATCCAAGAATGCATTTGCCCTAAAAATAAAAACATTCGTAAAAGGACTTCTTGACGGAGTCTTCAGCATTTTTAAAATGAAAAATAAATGGTTGTTTATTTTTCATACTTTCTTCATCTGGGGTTGCTATATTGGCATGCTTTGGATTATAAAATTTACGGTTCCAGAAACCATATCACTTACGCTTAGCCAACTCTTGGTTGCCTTTGTGGCTGGGGCTTTCGCCATGGCAACAACCAATGGCGGCATAGGTCTTTACCCTATTGCAGTGAGTAGCGCTCTTGCCATCTTTGGAATAAGTGCAGTATCTGGTGATGCCTTTGGTTGGATTATATGGATAGCCCAGACACTAATGATAGTTGTTTTTGGCGCAATATCTTTTCTTTTATTACCGTTATTAAACCGTAGTAAATAGTTTCTAACAACTAACAATTTCTTTTTATGCGCTATGCAGCTTTAATTTTCGCACTTTTATTTGGGATAACCTCTTATGCACAAGTGACACAAGAAATCTTCGAATCTTTTAAACTTCAAGAACGAAGAGATGTAAGTTACTACTTTCCCGAAAACATGGATGACACCAAAAAGTACCCTTTAATAATTGTACTTGACGGTGAATATCTATTTGAACAGGTAGTGGCAAATTCAAAATATTACAGTCGTTTTCATGGCATGCCACAAAGTATTATCGTTGGTATTAATCAAAGCGAAAATGATTTAAGATATGAAGATTGCGCCTTTGACCCAGATAACGGCCTACCATCTGAAAAAGGAAAAAGTTTTTATGAGTTTATAGGTATGGAGCTTATTCCTTACCTGGATCTTAACTATAACACCGCCCCATTTAAAATGATTGTTGGGTATGATATTACAGCTAATTTCTTGAATTATTGGTTATTTAAAGACAATTCTATTTTTGACGGATATGTCAGTATCTCACCAACTCTTGCTCCAGAAATGGAAAGCAGAGTACCTATGCGCTTAGGCACTTTTGAAAATCAAATATTCTACCAGTTAATTGTTGAAGGGGAAGCCAGCAATGATAAACAGCGAATTTTAACGATGGACAAGGACCTAAAAGCCATTAAAAAAGAATCTTTACATTATTTCTTTGATGAATATTCTAATGCAGATCACATTTCTGTTGCTACCTATGGCATAGGAAAAGCGTTTGATAATATCTTTGGCATGTTTAAACCTATTAGTCCAAAAGAATATAAAACTCAAATATTAACTAGCGAAGAGCCGGTTTATGAGTACTTAGAAAACAAATACCAAGGTATTGTAGACATGTTCGGTTTTAGCAAGCCTGTTGAATTAAATGACATTATGGCAATATATGCGGCATCTAGAAAGAAAGAAGATTTTGAGTCGTTAAAGCCTTTATCTGATTTATGTAAGAAAGAATACCCAGAAACAATGTTAGGTTTTTATTTTGAAGCTGAGTACTATGAACAATTAGGCGAACCTAAAAAAGCGTTAAGAACATTTGAAAAGTCATTTCAAATGGAAGAAATAGATTTTTTAACCAAAGAAATGGCCCTTGAAAAAATGGATGCACTAAAAGCCGATTTCGGTTTTTAAAGATTATTATATTAAATAAACGGCTAGTCCCAAATTAGCCCAACCT includes:
- the panD gene encoding aspartate 1-decarboxylase — its product is MQIEVVKSKIHRVKVTGADLNYVGSITIDEDLMDAANFIRGEKVQIVNNNNGERLETYIIPGPRKSGEITLNGAAARKVAVGDILILISYTWMDIEDAKKFNPSLVFPNEANNLLT
- a CDS encoding lysylphosphatidylglycerol synthase transmembrane domain-containing protein, whose product is MKNSLKKSLKTILPIALGVFLVWYSYNSTTPENRKEIIFYIREANPLYVSLSILLGILGHISRAIRWNYLLEPLGYKPKLINNILIILTSYFANLGIPRTGEILRATALTTYENVPFEKGFGTIVTERVIDVIMLLLVVTIAFLLQTDVIMGILQERGFNATGLIFLGLGGIALFFVFIFIIKKSKNAFALKIKTFVKGLLDGVFSIFKMKNKWLFIFHTFFIWGCYIGMLWIIKFTVPETISLTLSQLLVAFVAGAFAMATTNGGIGLYPIAVSSALAIFGISAVSGDAFGWIIWIAQTLMIVVFGAISFLLLPLLNRSK
- the panC gene encoding pantoate--beta-alanine ligase; its protein translation is MPVIQTKTKLKKELNNLSNKLDLGLVPTMGALHMGHASLIKKAVDQNENVVVSIFVNPTQFNNKEDLDKYPKTIDTDIQLISAISDKIIVFTPAVSEIYPDTIVPKTYDFEGLDKVMEGEFRDDHFNGVGTIVEELLNVVQPSKAYFGEKDFQQLRIIQKLTEIQHIPVEIIGCEIVREDHGLAMSSRNERLSKNIRQKAAFIYETLKTAKNKFGTENALNLKDWVIDQFENNHDFQLEYFDITDVETLTPIKNKINNVKYRAFIAVYVEDVRLIDNIALN
- a CDS encoding DUF4270 domain-containing protein is translated as MNFIAKSAVPKFLGLLLLLGVLVSCEQDLTTVGSGVVGNEPFTTGTEVYDVFAYNKNIEAVQTNKLDIYQIGTYNDPVYGKTEASVTSQVYLSTANPSFGSFSQEKEDRAGTTDEAITTVQENETIKEVYLYIPFLTNASSLDTDGDGVEDEFDLDPDDSSNDNDGDGVSNIIETASNTDPLDGSSVDEDRDGINDLDGSTIFSDNFAEKVELDSIYINGVNYDDVAKTPLPSFNLKVERSTFFLRDLDPNASFQEVQQYYSNQVFSPDFVTGDPLFEGVVEIIDEEILIQNEDDDSTEDVDESQTFTKLQPGIRVALDNEFFQTNILDKEGSSELISQANFTEFIRGLHFSIEDESGNDVLFMFNLNSSNITMTYSYTNYDTNGTTDDTSDDNPNNILETDFTFSFLTLSTTGVVAGNAVNTIITEDYGPQILQTLDSDENVSRIYLKGGPGTYAEINLFEEDGGESIIEQIKSENWVINEANLVFYIDRDQLDAVGSTLEPPRLYLYNAENKFPLINTATDVAFAETGIPNLFAFYPDYDGVIEKSNGKGIQYSVKITDHINNLIVRDSTNATLGLTLTTNIQNWNIADAKVTNGEEELPITSTVTPLGTVLFGSNVDVADPNYDKRLKLEISYTKAR
- a CDS encoding glycogen/starch synthase, translating into MNGKKILFVSSELVPYLPENEVSLMSYEAPRMVNSNGGQIRIFMPRYGNINERRHQLHEVIRLSGMNLVINDMDMPLIIKVASIPKERIQVYFIDNEEYFKRKATFTDKQGNLFPDNDQRAIFFAKGVMETVKKLNWSPDIIHVHGWMASLLPLYLKKYYADEPLFADSKIVLSVYGKTFEGSLDKDMIKRISFDGIPEEEIASLGEPTYNNLLKVAVDYSDAVILASEEIPDELENHISSQEKPVLPYVPVQEFEEEYANFYNTEVLK
- the glmS gene encoding glutamine--fructose-6-phosphate transaminase (isomerizing), encoding MCGIVGYIGHREAFPIVIKGLQRLEYRGYDSAGIALFDGNQINLSKTKGKVEDLKNKAKEISQAGSIGIGHTRWATHGVPNDVNSHPHYSNSGNLVIIHNGIIENYESIKQELTKRGYTFQSDTDTEVLINLIEEVKKTEDVKLGKAVQIALNQVVGAYAIAVFDKEKPDEIVVAKLGSPLAIGIGEEEFFIASDASPFIEFTNNAVYLEDEEMAIIRLGKEIKLRKIKDDAVAYPRILELQMNLEEIEKGGYDHFMLKEIYEQPRAIKDTYRGRLLADQGLIRMAGIDLNMEKFLNANRIIIVACGTSWHAGLVAEYIFEDLARIPVEVEYASEFRYRNPVITDKDVLIAISQSGETADTLAAIKLAKEKGAFVFGVCNVVGSSIARETDAGAYTHAGPEIGVASTKAFTTQITVLTLMALKLAKAKGVFSETKYRGYLSELETIPSKVEKSLESNTLIEIIADVYKDSTNCLYLGRGYNFPVALEGALKLKEISYIHAEGYPAAEMKHGPIALIDEQMPVFVIATKKGHYEKVVSNIQEIKSRKGKIIAIVTEGDEQVKDLADHVIEVPETLESLTPLLTTIPLQLLSYHIAVMRGCNVDQPRNLAKSVTVE
- a CDS encoding alpha/beta hydrolase — translated: MRYAALIFALLFGITSYAQVTQEIFESFKLQERRDVSYYFPENMDDTKKYPLIIVLDGEYLFEQVVANSKYYSRFHGMPQSIIVGINQSENDLRYEDCAFDPDNGLPSEKGKSFYEFIGMELIPYLDLNYNTAPFKMIVGYDITANFLNYWLFKDNSIFDGYVSISPTLAPEMESRVPMRLGTFENQIFYQLIVEGEASNDKQRILTMDKDLKAIKKESLHYFFDEYSNADHISVATYGIGKAFDNIFGMFKPISPKEYKTQILTSEEPVYEYLENKYQGIVDMFGFSKPVELNDIMAIYAASRKKEDFESLKPLSDLCKKEYPETMLGFYFEAEYYEQLGEPKKALRTFEKSFQMEEIDFLTKEMALEKMDALKADFGF
- a CDS encoding TonB-dependent receptor, whose translation is MRAILLLALMIVGTFGYSQTNINGNVVDQNNQPIPGANIVIVGKTIGAVTDFDGNFNLATSEVPPFKIEVSSIGYMSTTESITSANQTITITLNESQTFLDEVVISASRTPERIFESPVTVERIGISEIKNSTAADFYGGLENLKGVDVNTNSLTFKSVNTRGFASFANTRFMQLVDGMDNSTPALNFPIGNLVGLIEPDVLSVELLPGASSALYGANAFNGILFMRSKSPFDYEGISVSIKQGITSQKAAGDNSYTDFGIRAAHKFSDKFAAKVNFGYLKGTDWAANNTDDKITPGGTRDNLNYDGVNVYGDEVSTNIKEVALTLEGLGVLPSGANALVPSEIVSRTGYNESDLTNYNAESIKADWGLYYRPIEDNSLEISYVGKVGTGNTIYQGTNRYNIAGFFQEQHKLEIKNDNFFVRGYVVGDKAGDSYDMVFTGININRSWKDDNTWFGEYTGAYVQATLAGATDQQAHAAGRAQAESGRLLPGTPEFEAAFNKVIKDPDLSVGSQFYDQSKYYHADGNYNFSHLIDWAEIQVGGSFREYSLNSLGTIYTDSEEDGPIDYSEFGIYSQVQKTLPMSGDKSLKLTGSIRYDKSEFFDGFYSPRLSAGYTLNRNHNIRASAQTGFRNPTTQDLFIGLDAGRAILVGSAPDNLEQYSRDFDVSASGQLLGQPSSVTQTGTAAYTNSYSAASATALAETGDPTVLEVANPDLVKPEKVTSFEIGYRGKVDKVVIDFSTYYNSYEDFISQEVVVAPYYGEVGDGGLSIAAIANGDFQAYSTYTNTDANVNSYGASLGLDVKVLGNFDLGGSYTFTKLDFDREANPDVMLNFNTPEHKFKASFGNKELFENFGFNVSYRFSDDYFWEATFGNGVIPEFHVVDAQINYDVPSIKSSFKLGGTNLTNKEYYTAFGTGFIGSMYYLSWTINN